Proteins co-encoded in one Candida albicans SC5314 chromosome 3, complete sequence genomic window:
- a CDS encoding uncharacterized protein (Protein of unknown function; induced by Mnl1 under weak acid stress) produces the protein MANRNDDKKLSQNEGQNYYHQQPTSHTINQSNVAPPPLPPPPGANFSVPGINQLPGQQLPAHFSLPHQQQTQTPISQPQPIIHPFPHQHQLLQQQQQQQPHQQQPQFQLLTQPHQQQQQQYPPPEPLSSTSSYHNNTNSNNIQYVRSFRNHLNPYYAVNLKFLKDLNTMTKFWTNHEIENSRRLVKFNFKSEGSTQMVNFEPITPEQYDNVSPIISCIYWKEKSRYISTSVDIITLLEYMVKQTFDVDEKNRIRRNLQSLKPTTISRINKNDRRFFDLIMSMENPRPRNIEKDLKVFDWSDLGRAVQKVMSKYYVVPSSAPTISSSSSSSSSFQHPNPQQMQSMPGIVGNPSQQQQQQQPLSVPTPTPLPSGMPAVPVYGIYTGRSSFPINQTPIHYLTSPIGNNNNNNNNNNNTGGSFPKSQVASPSVHQQRTFNQRPGTFFPSHNYYQFFDQPKSQPHLQPLTSGGGSGSNTNVLASPSHTFESSNRQTLPNESSDKYQENQTGAISGNNDDSRKTKSDFKENNNTTTKNEEISGTTKETDNNDGSNEDNNKLYSNQYHSRSSSFPQSIISLESISSSGSGSGSGPGSQLKNPPNSDPTKLPSSSTSSSSINNANPVGFSAVPLSSSSGNNSVSPPVSLNPRNESESSSSANMITPPVPITGISDEKDDQKSLSSSNGDNDGHTSSSSSSGSSSSASGSNGISCRSSGGSGGGTSKKRRKRKNRKKKNKKKNLKFKDKSNSYFSSVSNDVSSSTSSSGKELQDGLSGSSSGFVSGSTPSSGSASVSAAGSGSGSGSGSGSGSGSGSENSNNEGNISSGDRRRRRRHKRRQHRGAKDIDREASNSGSDSIYSKDSALSLNKGSTNSSTNSSVIWDKDSNGSGSGGGVKPSTNSTKNGISLLSKNDKKKPINIASTNSSDKKKNNKKKKNNSSTHRHRHDDGPDQHGTNNGSEEGGDEDEDISMDEGDEEEDYVLMEEKNNNNNDDKLKLKLKLKLNNNDNNPTIQVLQKEKENIKSVVDKDSPSPPPPPPPPPPPKLPSISQLLGENFQSNTRPFGGDGDGDNDDNGSNNKLPPITKKVEKWKDR, from the coding sequence ATGGCTAATagaaatgatgataaaaaGTTATCACAGAATGAAGGACAGAACTATTATCACCAACAACCAACTTCACATACTATCAACCAATCTAATGTtgcaccaccaccattaccaccaccacctgGCGCGAATTTTCTGGTACCTggaataaatcaattgccGGGACAACAGTTACCGGCGCATTTTTCTCTAcctcatcaacaacaaacacaaacacCAATATCTCAACCACAACCCATTATACATCCATTCCCACACCAGCATCAATTActacagcaacaacaacagcaacaaccccaccaacaacaacctcaATTTCAACTACTAACACAACcccaccaacaacaacaacaacaatatccACCTCCTGAACCATTATCGTCAACGTCATCGTATCACAACAACACAAACTCCAATAACATTCAATATGTAAGACTGTTTCGAAATCATTTGAACCCTTATTATGCAGTCAATCTAAAATTTCTTAAAGATTTGAATACCATGACGAAATTTTGGACCAACcatgaaattgaaaatctgAGACGATTagttaaatttaattttaaaagtGAAGGTTCAACTCAAATGGTTAATTTTGAACCAATAACACCTGAACAATATGATAATGTGTCACCTATCATTTCATGTATTTattggaaagaaaaatcacGATATATTAGTACATCAGTTGATATTATTACATTATTAGAATATATGGTGAAACAAAcatttgatgttgatgaaaaaaatcgtattagaagaaatttacaatcattaaaaccaacaacaatttccagaataaataaaaatgatcGTAGATTTTTTGATCTTATTATGAGTATGGAAAACCCCAGACCTAGaaacattgaaaaagatttaaaaGTATTTGATTGGTCTGATTTAGGTAGAGCAGTACAGAAAGTGATGTCGAAATATTATGTTGTGCCAAGTCTGGCTCCAACAATATCGTCAtcgtcttcatcttcatcttcattcCAACATCCAAATCCACAACAAATGCAATCAATGCCAGGTATTGTTGGTAACCCgtcacaacaacaacaacaacaacagccaTTATCTGTTccaacaccaacaccatTACCAAGTGGTATGCCTGCAGTTCCAGTTTATGGTATTTATACTGGACGTTCTTCATTCCCAATTAATCAAACcccaattcattatttaacTTCTCcaattggtaataataataataataataataataataataataccgGTGGATCATTCCCTAAATCACAAGTTGCATCACCATCAGTACATCAGCAGCGTACATTTAATCAACGACCAGGAACATTTTTTCCATCTCACAactattatcaattttttgatcaaCCGAAATCACAACCACACTTGCAGCCTTTAactagtggtggtggtagtggtagtaaTACTAATGTACTTGCATCACCACTGCATACTTTTGAAAGTTCCAATAGACAAACTTTACCGAATGAAAGTAGTGACAAGTATCAAGAGAATCAAACTGGTGCTATAAGTGgaaataatgatgattccCGTAAAACCAAATCTGACTTCAAAGAGAACAACAATACCACAACTAAGAACGAGGAGATTAGTGGAACTACAAAAGAAACTGATAACAATGATGGCAGTAATgaagacaacaacaaactttACTCGAACCAATATCATTCACGAAGCTCTTCTTTTCCTCAATCTATCATATCATTAGAGTCAATTTCAAGTTCAGGTTCAGGTTCAGGTTCAGGGCCAGGGtcacaattgaaaaatccaCCAAATAGTGACCCAACAAAAttaccatcatcatcaacatcatcatcatcaattaataatgcCAACCCAGTGGGATTTTCTGCTGtaccattatcatcatcatcaggGAATAATTCCGTATCACCTCCAGTATCATTAAATCCTCGTAATGAATCAgaatcatcttcatcagcAAATATGATTACCCCACCGGTACCAATCACAGGAATAagtgatgaaaaagatgaTCAAAAATCATTGAGTTCATCTAATGGTGATAATGATGGTCATACTAGCAGTAGTAGCAGCAGTGGGAGTAGCAGTAGTGCCAGTGGAAGTAATGGAATTAGTTGTcgtagtagtggtggtagtggtggtggtacttccaagaaaagaaggaaaagaaagaatcggaaaaagaagaataaaaagaagaatcttaaatttaaagataaatcaaattcatatttttcaagTGTTTCAAATGAtgtatcatcatcaacatcatcatcaggGAAAGAATTACAAGATGGTTTATCAGGATCAAGTTCTGGGTTTGTTTCTGGATCTACACCTAGTTCAGGTTCTGCTTCTGTTTCAGCTGCTGGTTCTGGTTCTGGCTCTGGTTCTGGTTCCGGCTCTGGTTCAGGTTCAGGTTcagaaaattcaaataatgaagGTAATATCAGTAGTGGTGatcgtcgtcgtcgtcgcCGTCATAAACGTCGTCAACATCGTGGTGCAAAAGATATTGATCGAGAAGCATCAAATTCAGGTTCTGATTCCATATATTCCAAGGATAGTGCActttcattaaataaagGATCTACTAATTCTTCCACTAATTCAAGTGTTATATGGGATAAAGATTCCAatggtagtggtagtggtggtggtgtgAAACCATCAACTAACAGTACCAAGAATGGTATATCCTTATTGTCGAAGAAtgataaaaagaaacctATTAATATTGCTAGTACTAACTCTTCTgataagaagaaaaataataaaaagaagaagaataattCCAGTACtcatcgtcatcgtcaTGATGATGGTCCTGATCAACATGGAACTAATAATGGATCAGAAGAAGGtggtgatgaagatgaagatatttCAATGGATGAAggtgatgaagaagaagattatgTTTTaatggaagaaaaaaataataataacaatgatgataaattgaaattgaaattgaaattgaaattaaacaacaatgaCAATAACCCGACAATTCAAGTATTACAAAAGGAGAAGGAGAATATTAAGtctgttgttgataaagattcaccatcaccaccacctccacctcctcctcctcctcctcctaAATTACCTCTGATTTCACAATTATTAGGAGAAAATTTCCAATCAAACACTAGACCatttggtggtgatggtgatggtgataatgatgataatggatcaaataataaattaccaccaattacgaaaaaagttgaaaaatggaAAGATCGTTAA
- a CDS encoding uncharacterized protein (Ortholog(s) have cytoplasm localization), with the protein MTSNDTDKTPLLSSEIPENPIVLPSSTQQSSSSQSSAKPSSSSTTASTSSITPTPSLVSLKQPTLSPSSNTAKTNSKLVKSNKIGLQRTSRTSQKLKLLPEDPDLDIINTLSGKDGDNDDDDDDDDENAPPTRVYSQVKKITDTSARKDAETLNKSHRDLLPRVTAYCTCGSYRMKELLRWLKDKKKIHNTSPKLFDECLYTPFTYKDWRGSNNNNNGSDTIISDDDDAVRKLIRLADEGGEIDIGKKNDIFIFEYGVVIMWGYTTKEEAAFLEDLARFESEKLSEEDIQIEEFNYYITKSYQPRIYNDFITLRDDDNYMLKLSISHGLAQSVKISLFEELVDNTIEDTQEIPQQIAHTGKVEMTRDEIMKSIGELFILRININLHGSVLDSPELMWAEPHLEPIYQAMRGYLEINQRVELLNQRLEVISDLLSMLKEQLGHSHEENLEFIVVVLVGVEVLVSVINIIIDIMAF; encoded by the coding sequence ATGACAAGCAATGATACGGATAAAACACCACTACTAAGTTCTGAAATCCCGGAGAATCCAATCGTATTACCTTCATCGACGCAGCAACTGTCGTCGTCACAACTGCTGGCCAAAccgtcatcatcatcaacaacgGCTTCAACTTCATCTATTACTCCAACACCATCATTAGTATCACTAAAACAACCAACATTATCTCCTTCATCTAATACTGCTAAAACAAATTCTAAATTAGTCAAATCTAATAAAATTGGATTACAAAGAACTAGTAGAACATCGCAAAAACTCAAATTATTACCTGAAGATCCTGATCtagatattattaatacaTTAAGTGGCAAAGATGGTGATAatgacgacgacgacgacgacgacgatgaAAATGCACCACCAACAAGAGTATATTCTCAAGTGAAGAAAATCACTGATACATCAGCACGTAAAGATGCAGAAACATTGAATAAACTGCATCGTGATTTATTACCTAGAGTCACTGCTTATTGTACTTGTGGATCATATAGaatgaaagaattattacGATGgttaaaagataaaaagaaaatccaTAATACAAGTcctaaattatttgatgaatgTTTATATACCCCATTCACTTATAAAGATTGGCGAGGcagtaacaacaataataacgGATCAGACACCATTAttagtgatgatgatgatgctGTGCGTAAACTTATAAGACTCGCTGATGAAGGAGGAGAAATAGATATTGGTAAGAAAAAtgatatatttatatttgaatatgGAGTAGTTATAATGTGGGGGTATACCactaaagaagaagcagCATTTTTAGAAGATTTAGCTCGATttgaaagtgaaaaattatctgaagaagatatacaaattgaagaatttaattattatattacaAAATCATATCAACCAAGAAtttataatgattttattacattaagagatgatgataattataTGTTAAAATTATCTATATCTCATGGGTTGGCCCAATCAGTGAAAATCtcattatttgaagaattagtCGATAATACCATTGAAGATACTCAAGAAATCCCTCAACAAATTGCACATACGGGGAAAGTTGAAATGACAAGAGATGAAATCATGAAATCTATTGGAGAATTATTTATCTTAAGaataaatattaatttGCATGGATCAGTATTGGATTCACCAGAATTAATGTGGGCTGAACCTCATTTAGAACCAATTTATCAAGCCATGAGAGGATATTTAGAAATTAATCAACGagttgaattattaaatcaacgATTAGAAGTTATATCGGATTTATTACTGATGTTAAAAGAACAATTGGGTCATTCTCATGAAGAAAACTTGGAATTTATTGTCGTGGTTCttgttggtgttgaagTATTGGTTAGtgttattaatattattattgatatcaTGGCGTTTTGA